Proteins encoded by one window of Engraulis encrasicolus isolate BLACKSEA-1 chromosome 23, IST_EnEncr_1.0, whole genome shotgun sequence:
- the atp1b4 gene encoding protein ATP1B4 — MEGNSTTGGAEEELLENLVPKAPDAEGHKHDKKQEGHDHHRLAEAMEVEQEGLVEHQPMLQEDLNFERWKPKPRPERSLGQIVDGLTKYLWNPETREFMGRSGKSWSLIILFYSALYTFLAAMFAACMCCLMWSISIYKPTYNDRVLPPGMMMFPHWDGFDIAFNASDRHSWIRYQRELDQHLKPYDDKRQEERNIQCDQDQYFMQDDKKEEEERKACQFKRSMLEECSGLTDRHYGYSQGKPCILLHMNRILGYLPGKGVPISVSCELRKGDAGVLGDVEFFPKNIFSLKYYPYYGKQRHVNYTSPIVAVRFPSLQLDAHLHVQCKLHGDGIINDSPTDRFLGSVSFSLEVGA, encoded by the exons ATGGAGGGCAACTCTACCACGGGCGGGGCTGAGGAAGAGCTCCTGGAGAACTTGGTGCCAAAAGCG CCTGACGCAGAGGGCCACAAGCATGACAAGAAACAAGAGGGCCATGATCACCACCGACTGGCGGAGGCCATGGAGGTGGAGCAGGAGGGCCTGGTGGAGCACCAGCCCATGCTGCAGGAGGACCTGAACTTCGAGCGCTGGAAGCCCAAGCCGCGGCCCGAGCGCTCGCTGGGCCAGATCGTGGACGGCCTGACCAAGTACCTGTGGAACCCCGAGACACGCGAGTTCATGGGACGCTCGGGGAAGAGCTGGA GCCTCATCATCTTATTCTACTCGGCACTCTACACCTTCTTGGCGGCCATGTTTGCGGCCTGCATGTGCTGTCTGATGTGGTCCATTAGTATCTACAAACCAACATACAACGACCGGGTGCTGCCACCAG GCATGATGATGTTTCCTCACTGGGACGGGTTTGACATCGCCTTCAACGCGTCTGACCGCCACTCCTGGATCCGGTACCAGAGGGAATTGGATCAACACCTGAAGC CATATGACGACAAACGTCAGGAGGAGAGGAATATCCAGTGTGACCAGGACCAGTACTTCATGCAGGAtgacaagaaggaggaggaggagaggaaggcgtGCCAGTTCAAGAGGTCGATGCTGGAGGAGTGCTCGGGCCTGACTGACCGCCACTACGGCTACTCGCAGGGCAAGCCCTGCATCCTGCTACACATGAACCGA ATTCTCGGTTATTTGCCTGGCAAAGGAGTCCCCATATCTGTTTCTTGTGAACTGAGG AAAGGAGACGCTGGGGTTCTAGGGGATGTCGAATTCTTTCCAAAAAACATTTTCAGTCTGAAGTACTACCCCTACTATGGGAAACAGAGGCAT GTCAACTACACATCGCCAATCGTGGCGGTGCGTTTCCCCTCACTGCAGCTGGACGCCCATCTCCACGTGCAGTGCAAGCTACACGGGGACGGCATCATCAACGACTCACCCACCGACCGTTTCCTAGGtagcgtctctttctctctcgaagTGGGCGCGTAG